The following proteins come from a genomic window of Sebastes fasciatus isolate fSebFas1 chromosome 6, fSebFas1.pri, whole genome shotgun sequence:
- the cmklr1 gene encoding chemokine-like receptor 1 — protein MELEMEFPYDYSDDYFSDYNYTEGGNDTPREESTVFQHQSTCLKEVVCVSLIVVSVVIFLLGFCGNALVIWISGFKMKKTVNTTWYLSLAISDFVFCAFLPFSITNMAMEEWIFGRFMCKFTSSVMFLNMFSSIFLLVVISVDRCVSVTFPVWAQNHRTVKKASVVVLMSWLLAIVLSFPSIIFREVSTHMGRTICYNNYTLYQHSHKIVAVSRFLAGFIIPFAVIIISYSIIILRLRTNRMAKSSKPLKVMSALVAAFFICWLPYHVFVLLELNHQNYDQSILIAGLKVGTSLAAANSFLNPVLYVFMGNDFKKTFKSSVLSKMENAMGEEGRTTSRYLSRSSSIDGRASTHI, from the coding sequence ATGGAATTGGAAATGGAATTTCCATATGATTATTCCGATGATTATTTTTCCGACTATAACTACACTGAAGGAGGCAACGACACTCCACGCGAGGAGTCCACAGTTTTTCAGCACCAATCAACGTGTTTAAaggaagttgtgtgtgtgtcgttaATCGTGGTCAGCGTGGTAATTTTTTTGCTGGGCTTCTGCGGAAACGCTCTGGTCATCTGGATTTCTGGCTTCAAGATGAAGAAGACGGTCAACACCACCTGGTACCTGAGCCTTGCCATCTCCGACTTCGTCTTCTGCGCCTTCCTGCCGTTCAGCATCACCAACATGGCGATGGAGGAGTGGATCTTTGGCCGCTTCATGTGCAAATTCACCTCCTCTGTTATGTTCCTCAACATGTTCAGCAGCATCTTCCTCCTGGTCGTCATCAGCGTCGACCGCTGCGTGTCGGTCACGTTTCCAGTTTGGGCACAGAACCATCGCACTGTTAAAAAGGCGTCCGTTGTCGTTTTAATGTCCTGGCTTCTCGCCATCGTGCTGAGCTTTCCCTCCATCATCTTTCGGGAAGTTAGCACTCACATGGGTAGGACCATTTGTTACAACAATTACACATTATACCAACACAGTCACAAGATAGTTGCAGTGAGCCGCTTCCTTGCAGGGTTCATTATCCCCTTCgccgtcatcatcatcagctaCTCCATCATCATCCTCAGACTTCGAACCAACAGGATGGCCAAATCCTCCAAACCTTTGAAAGTAATGTCTGCACTCGTCGCTGCTTTCTTCATCTGCTGGCTGCCCTACCACGTCTTCGTCCTACTTGAGCTCAACCATCAAAACTACGACCAAAGCATTTTAATTGCCGGACTCAAAGTAGGCACTTCATTGGCGGCGGCGAACAGCTTCCTCAACCCCGTGTTGTATGTTTTCATGGGCAACGATTTCAAGAAGACGTTCAAGAGCTCCGTGCTCTCAAAGATGGAGAACGCAATGGGGGAGGAGGGCCGCACCACCAGCAGATACCTGTCCAGGTCCAGCTCCATCGACGGCAGAGCTTCTACGCACATCTAG